The following proteins come from a genomic window of Paenibacillus spongiae:
- a CDS encoding Stp1/IreP family PP2C-type Ser/Thr phosphatase, with translation MKIAYRSDIGRIRLVNEDRAWAEQQDSGLVIAIVADGMGGHQAGDVASQLAVDTFRDSLQGKTAVLSLDERKMLIRQTILQANEVIYDMASRNDQYHNMGTTVVAALIQADNGVIGHIGDSRAYMWRDGELTRLTEDHTLVNELAKSGQISPEEAANHPRKNVLTRALGTDAQVEVDVRGISWAEGDLLLLCSDGLSNMVTDEQLRETLQSNELDLDGKADRLVQLALQAGGDDNITVVLLHHADDTEQER, from the coding sequence ATGAAAATAGCGTATCGCAGCGATATCGGCCGTATCCGGCTTGTGAACGAAGATCGCGCTTGGGCAGAGCAGCAGGATAGCGGGCTCGTCATTGCCATCGTAGCCGATGGCATGGGCGGGCATCAGGCTGGTGATGTGGCCAGCCAATTGGCAGTGGATACATTCCGCGATTCCCTTCAGGGCAAGACAGCCGTATTATCGCTCGATGAGCGCAAAATGCTCATCCGGCAGACGATTTTGCAAGCCAACGAAGTGATATACGATATGGCGTCGCGCAACGACCAATACCATAACATGGGTACGACGGTCGTTGCGGCTTTGATCCAAGCGGATAATGGAGTTATCGGGCACATTGGCGATAGCCGGGCATACATGTGGCGGGACGGCGAGCTTACCCGGCTGACCGAAGATCACACGCTGGTCAACGAGCTGGCTAAGTCCGGACAAATCAGTCCGGAGGAAGCTGCAAACCATCCTCGCAAGAATGTGCTGACAAGAGCTCTCGGTACAGATGCGCAGGTTGAAGTCGATGTGCGCGGGATTTCATGGGCGGAAGGCGATCTGCTGCTTCTATGCAGCGATGGGCTCAGCAATATGGTCACAGATGAACAGCTGCGCGAAACGCTGCAGTCGAATGAGCTCGATCTGGACGGCAAAGCGGATCGGCTCGTTCAATTGGCACTTCAAGCTGGCGGAGACGATAACATTACGGTCGTCCTGCTGCATCATGCCGACGACACGGAGCAAGAGAGGTGA
- the coaBC gene encoding bifunctional phosphopantothenoylcysteine decarboxylase/phosphopantothenate--cysteine ligase CoaBC, with the protein MLKGKRILLGISGGIAAYKAAALCSKLVQAGAAVKVIMTESATKFITPLTLQTLSRHPVYLDTFDEFEPAVVSHIDLADHADLVIIAPATANIIAKMATGLADDMLSTTLLATTAPILVAPAMNVHMYAHPAVDQNMALLAERGVRFVEPGTGQLACGYVGKGRLAEPEDIVKAAEQWFAQSQSLAGKRVLVTAGGTVERLDPVRYLTNDSSGLMGFAIAEAAMNRGADVTLIAAKTTAQPAAGLHVVRVESAEQMLQAVLAKYAETDIVIKSAAVADYRPVSVAASKIKKTGDTLVLELERTTDILKTLGEQKQSQFLVGFAAETDNVMAYAMDKLQRKNCDLVVANDITREGAGFNVDTNIVDIYGPEGLVASLPQLTKREVADRLLSLIAERMERAVTPE; encoded by the coding sequence ATGCTGAAAGGGAAACGAATATTGCTTGGCATATCGGGGGGAATCGCGGCTTATAAGGCGGCTGCGCTTTGCAGTAAATTGGTGCAGGCCGGGGCGGCGGTGAAGGTCATCATGACGGAGTCGGCGACGAAATTCATTACGCCGCTTACGCTGCAGACGCTTTCCCGTCATCCGGTGTATCTCGATACGTTCGACGAGTTCGAACCGGCCGTCGTATCTCACATCGATCTTGCCGACCATGCCGACCTGGTGATCATCGCTCCGGCAACGGCCAATATAATCGCCAAGATGGCGACTGGTCTTGCCGATGATATGCTGAGTACGACACTGCTGGCGACTACGGCACCGATTCTCGTTGCGCCGGCGATGAACGTCCATATGTACGCCCATCCCGCTGTTGATCAGAACATGGCGCTGCTGGCGGAACGGGGCGTCCGCTTCGTCGAGCCCGGTACCGGACAGCTGGCATGCGGATATGTGGGGAAGGGGCGGCTGGCGGAGCCAGAGGATATCGTGAAGGCTGCGGAGCAATGGTTTGCCCAGAGTCAATCCCTGGCAGGGAAGCGTGTGCTTGTAACGGCGGGCGGAACGGTAGAACGGCTTGATCCTGTCCGTTATTTGACGAATGATTCTTCCGGTTTAATGGGATTTGCCATTGCGGAGGCGGCGATGAATCGCGGGGCGGATGTAACGCTTATTGCTGCCAAGACAACCGCGCAGCCGGCGGCCGGACTGCACGTCGTCCGGGTTGAATCGGCTGAGCAGATGCTGCAGGCTGTTCTGGCCAAATATGCGGAGACGGATATTGTCATTAAATCGGCGGCTGTTGCGGATTACCGGCCGGTATCGGTTGCGGCCAGCAAGATCAAGAAGACCGGGGATACCCTCGTTCTGGAGCTTGAACGCACGACCGACATCCTCAAGACGTTAGGCGAGCAAAAGCAAAGCCAATTCCTGGTCGGTTTCGCAGCCGAGACGGATAACGTGATGGCGTATGCCATGGATAAGCTGCAGCGGAAAAATTGTGATTTGGTTGTCGCCAATGACATCACGCGCGAGGGGGCCGGGTTTAACGTCGATACGAACATTGTCGATATTTACGGGCCGGAAGGCTTGGTTGCGTCCCTGCCTCAGTTAACCAAGCGTGAAGTAGCGGACCGTCTATTATCGCTTATCGCCGAACGGATGGAACGTGCGGTGACGCCGGAATGA
- the fmt gene encoding methionyl-tRNA formyltransferase — translation MRIVFMGTPEFAVASLQALIGVGHEILAVVTQPDRPKGRKKTLTPPPVKEAAIAHGLTVLQPERLRGSDTVDEIARLQPDLIVTAAYGQILPRAVLDIPPLGCINVHGSLLPRYRGGAPIQRVIMNGENVTGVTIMYMAEGLDTGDMISRVEIPIRDEDTSGTIFAKLGEAGAKLLMETLPSIESGTVQAEKQDEAKATYAPNLSREDERIDWSRSAHALYNQVRGLLPMAGAFTLLNGETFKVWGCKPLQSADGYSGQPAGTVLKTSDSGILVQTGDGTLLLTDIQPAGKKAMPAAEWLKGARLEDGIRFGGSGE, via the coding sequence ATGCGGATCGTATTTATGGGGACGCCGGAGTTCGCCGTCGCTTCCTTGCAGGCATTGATCGGAGTCGGCCATGAAATTCTGGCCGTCGTTACGCAGCCGGACCGTCCGAAAGGGCGCAAAAAAACGCTGACGCCGCCTCCCGTCAAGGAAGCGGCGATTGCGCACGGTCTGACGGTGCTGCAGCCGGAGCGGCTCAGAGGCTCGGATACGGTAGATGAGATTGCCCGCCTTCAGCCTGATCTGATCGTTACGGCTGCCTATGGACAAATATTGCCTAGAGCGGTACTGGATATCCCGCCGCTGGGCTGCATTAATGTTCATGGTTCGCTGCTGCCGCGCTACCGAGGGGGAGCTCCGATCCAGAGGGTGATCATGAACGGCGAGAACGTGACCGGCGTAACGATCATGTACATGGCGGAAGGGCTGGATACGGGTGACATGATCAGCCGGGTAGAAATCCCTATTCGGGATGAAGACACCTCCGGTACGATATTCGCCAAGCTGGGCGAAGCCGGGGCGAAGCTGCTTATGGAGACGCTGCCTTCCATCGAGTCCGGCACGGTTCAAGCAGAGAAGCAGGATGAAGCGAAAGCGACCTATGCCCCGAATTTATCCCGCGAGGACGAACGCATCGATTGGAGCCGATCTGCACATGCCTTATATAACCAGGTGCGCGGGCTGCTCCCAATGGCAGGCGCATTCACGCTGCTGAACGGGGAAACCTTCAAGGTGTGGGGCTGCAAACCGCTCCAATCGGCTGACGGATATTCCGGGCAACCGGCTGGAACGGTGCTTAAAACAAGCGACAGCGGCATTCTGGTACAGACCGGCGACGGTACGCTCTTGTTGACGGATATACAGCCGGCGGGCAAGAAGGCCATGCCTGCGGCGGAATGGCTGAAGGGCGCGCGGCTTGAGGACGGCATCCGGTTCGGCGGGAGCGGAGAATGA
- the rsmB gene encoding 16S rRNA (cytosine(967)-C(5))-methyltransferase RsmB, translating into MSVQDKGKDRKFRNGHKTGAGNGKSSSSGAAPRQGGPGAQGGRSPRNPKPQTAREVALNTLVKVAESGAYSNLQLNRALQDAGLSRQDAGLATELVYGTIQQQRLIDYRLAGLVAKGLDKLSPWVLQLLRLSAYQLLCLDRIPAHAAVNEAVQIAKKRGHSGISGMVNGVLRNMERRLQELRGPIEERNPVSRIGITYSYPDWLVERWIDAYGEAVTEAICASGNESPHASLRINRLRLAQDEALKRLSEAGYQANPSPLAPYGIILEGAGNFALTDSYAEGLWTLQDESSMLVAEVCAPMPGWRVLDCCAAPGGKSTHLAELMGDKGRVIANDVHPHKRQLIDEHARRLGLTAIETATGDAAELSGRFPEASFDLVLLDAPCSGFGVIRRKPEIKWTKSPEDVDSIAELQRRLISEAAKLVRPGGTLVYSTCTIEREENEAQIAAFLDGHPDFAADADWPETVLQPLREAGVVDGQFHGYAQLLPQHFGSDGFFIAKLKRQQ; encoded by the coding sequence ATGAGCGTGCAGGATAAGGGTAAAGATCGGAAATTCCGCAATGGTCATAAGACGGGCGCGGGCAACGGAAAGTCCTCTTCGTCTGGGGCAGCTCCGCGGCAAGGCGGACCGGGTGCTCAGGGCGGGAGAAGTCCACGCAATCCTAAGCCGCAAACCGCTCGCGAAGTCGCATTGAATACGCTGGTTAAAGTAGCCGAATCCGGCGCTTACAGCAATTTGCAGTTGAACCGCGCTCTTCAGGATGCCGGACTATCCCGCCAAGACGCCGGACTCGCTACGGAGCTGGTCTATGGGACCATTCAGCAGCAGCGGCTGATCGATTACCGGCTTGCCGGTCTGGTCGCCAAAGGATTGGACAAGCTGAGCCCTTGGGTGCTGCAGCTGCTTCGTCTGAGCGCCTACCAATTGCTGTGCTTGGACCGGATTCCGGCTCATGCCGCGGTCAATGAAGCGGTTCAAATCGCGAAGAAGAGAGGTCATTCGGGGATATCCGGCATGGTGAACGGCGTACTGCGCAATATGGAACGCCGGCTGCAGGAGCTGAGGGGACCGATAGAAGAGCGTAATCCCGTGTCTCGGATCGGAATTACCTATTCCTACCCGGACTGGCTCGTGGAGCGCTGGATCGACGCATACGGAGAAGCTGTGACCGAAGCGATATGCGCATCGGGGAATGAATCTCCGCATGCCAGCCTGCGCATAAACCGGCTTAGGCTGGCGCAGGATGAAGCGCTGAAGCGCTTGTCGGAAGCCGGCTATCAGGCGAATCCGTCTCCTCTTGCGCCATACGGCATCATCCTTGAGGGCGCAGGAAACTTCGCCCTGACCGACAGCTATGCGGAAGGCTTGTGGACGCTGCAAGACGAGAGCTCTATGCTTGTAGCAGAGGTTTGCGCGCCAATGCCGGGCTGGAGGGTGCTCGACTGCTGCGCGGCTCCCGGCGGCAAGTCAACCCATCTTGCCGAGCTTATGGGCGACAAGGGGCGCGTCATCGCGAACGATGTTCATCCCCATAAGCGTCAGCTGATCGACGAGCATGCGCGCCGGCTTGGTTTAACGGCCATTGAGACAGCTACCGGCGATGCTGCCGAGCTATCCGGGCGATTCCCGGAAGCTTCGTTCGACCTCGTTCTGCTGGATGCTCCTTGCTCGGGATTCGGCGTTATCCGGCGCAAGCCGGAGATTAAGTGGACCAAGAGCCCGGAGGACGTTGACTCCATCGCTGAGCTTCAACGCCGTTTAATATCCGAAGCGGCGAAGCTCGTCCGCCCGGGCGGGACGCTCGTATACAGCACATGCACGATCGAACGCGAAGAGAATGAAGCGCAGATCGCCGCATTTCTTGACGGACATCCTGACTTTGCGGCGGATGCGGATTGGCCGGAGACCGTTCTTCAGCCGCTGCGGGAAGCTGGCGTAGTCGACGGTCAATTTCATGGCTATGCGCAGCTGCTGCCCCAACATTTCGGCAGCGACGGATTCTTTATTGCGAAGCTCAAGCGTCAGCAATAA
- the remA gene encoding extracellular matrix/biofilm regulator RemA: MAIKLINIGFGNIVSANRIISIVSPESAPIKRIIQEARDRHMLIDATYGRRTRAVIITDSDHVILSAVQPETVAHRLSTKDDDHDE, from the coding sequence ATGGCCATTAAATTGATTAACATCGGCTTCGGAAACATTGTTTCCGCCAACCGCATCATTTCCATCGTGAGTCCGGAATCGGCGCCGATTAAACGAATCATCCAAGAAGCCCGCGACCGTCATATGCTAATTGATGCAACTTACGGCCGGCGCACGCGCGCGGTAATCATTACCGACAGCGATCACGTTATCCTGTCCGCCGTTCAGCCGGAAACTGTAGCACACAGGCTGTCGACGAAGGATGACGATCACGACGAATAG
- the rpoZ gene encoding DNA-directed RNA polymerase subunit omega produces the protein MLYPSIDEMVKKVDSKYSLVVAASRRARMLRDGVKTDLRLPKSHKFVGVALEEIYNDNVQVEKGNESED, from the coding sequence ATGTTGTATCCATCCATTGATGAGATGGTGAAGAAAGTAGACAGCAAATATTCGCTTGTTGTCGCCGCATCGCGCCGCGCGCGCATGCTTCGGGATGGAGTAAAGACAGACCTCCGCTTACCCAAATCTCATAAATTCGTAGGTGTTGCGCTGGAAGAGATTTATAATGATAATGTGCAAGTCGAGAAAGGCAACGAATCCGAAGACTAA
- the gmk gene encoding guanylate kinase yields the protein MNRGLLIVLSGPSGVGKGTVCAQLRQKKTDLIYSVSATTRAPRQGEVEGINYFFKSREQFQDMIARDALLEYAEYVGNYYGTPRDFVERMLDSGKDVILEIEVQGALKVKEKFPEGVFIFLLPPSLDILKQRITGRGTENSDVIDNRMSVAVEEMNLIRYYDYAVVNDEIESACHRIQSIITAEHCRKERFLAGFDAFKATTEKA from the coding sequence ATGAACAGAGGATTGTTGATTGTATTATCCGGCCCTTCGGGAGTCGGCAAAGGCACCGTATGCGCCCAGCTGCGGCAGAAGAAGACCGATCTGATCTATTCCGTATCGGCCACCACTCGCGCGCCACGGCAGGGAGAGGTTGAAGGCATTAATTATTTCTTTAAATCAAGAGAACAGTTTCAAGACATGATTGCCAGAGACGCTTTATTGGAATACGCGGAATATGTCGGGAATTATTATGGCACCCCGCGCGATTTCGTTGAGCGGATGCTCGATTCCGGCAAGGACGTCATTCTTGAAATTGAAGTGCAGGGCGCGCTGAAAGTGAAAGAGAAGTTCCCGGAAGGCGTATTTATCTTCTTGCTTCCTCCTTCGCTGGACATCTTGAAACAGCGGATAACGGGACGCGGAACCGAAAATTCCGATGTCATCGATAACCGGATGTCCGTCGCGGTGGAAGAGATGAACTTGATCCGTTATTACGACTATGCGGTCGTCAACGATGAGATCGAATCCGCATGTCATCGCATACAAAGTATTATAACGGCTGAACATTGCCGCAAAGAACGGTTTCTGGCCGGTTTTGACGCATTCAAGGCGACGACCGAGAAAGCTTAG
- the def gene encoding peptide deformylase — translation MAIRIIVKDPDPVLREQAAQVTKFNSNLHKLLKDMADTMYDAEGVGLAAPQVGISKRVIVLDAGDDNGLIEMVNPEIVERDGEQTGPEGCLSIPNLNGDVRRYQRIKVNGFDRNGKPFTMEATDYLARIFQHEIDHLNGVLFTDIAESIYDVSAKPRGRGE, via the coding sequence TTGGCTATTCGAATTATTGTTAAAGATCCGGATCCCGTCTTGAGGGAGCAAGCGGCACAAGTGACGAAATTTAATTCCAACTTGCATAAGTTGCTTAAGGATATGGCAGATACGATGTACGATGCGGAAGGCGTCGGATTGGCGGCACCTCAGGTCGGCATCTCGAAAAGGGTTATCGTCCTGGATGCCGGGGACGACAATGGGCTGATCGAAATGGTCAACCCCGAAATCGTCGAACGCGACGGAGAACAGACCGGTCCGGAGGGCTGCTTAAGCATACCGAACCTCAATGGCGACGTTCGGCGCTATCAACGAATCAAAGTCAACGGTTTCGACCGCAACGGCAAACCGTTCACGATGGAAGCGACCGATTATTTGGCGCGGATCTTTCAGCATGAAATCGATCATTTGAACGGCGTATTGTTTACGGATATTGCCGAATCCATCTACGACGTGTCTGCAAAGCCGCGCGGACGCGGAGAGTGA
- the priA gene encoding primosomal protein N' — MIAKVIVDVPSRQTDRPFDYEVPKDMQGWLEVGSRVGVPFGGRVVQGFVVAVAETAAVDSKKLKAVAELLDHTPPLSPDLIQLAEWISDKYCCPLTIALQAMIPAALKGKAETTVTLADDSRTVFIESSEWAEYMRRSGGSVKLSALQEKFPLSANEVKAAIREGALLERVAIRDRLSVKKMLTVFPPGDRNEALEALAGLPARAAKQREVLRYMIDHEQPITMQELVDLLQTTSGTVRALAEKGFVVIREVEMDRDPYAGREFQRTAPLPLTDEQKAVFAPIAEAIDNRDSRVFLLHGVTGSGKTEVYLQTIEHCLQLHKQAIVLVPEIALTPQMVERFKGRFGDAVAVLHSRLSNGERYDEWRKIRERRARVAVGARSAIFAPFDRLGLIIIDEEHESSYKQEESPKYHARDVAVQRARQHGAAVVLGSATPSLESYAAASRGGQAAELAGRGSALLPMPVRVGGRPMPPVHLVDMREELKNGNRSMFSRQLHQSLASRLERGEQSVLLLNRRGYSTFVMCRSCGYTAQCPHCDISLTYHQKARTLRCHYCGHAEITPTVCPSCESEHIRFFGTGTQRVEEELSKLFPGIRVIRMDVDTTTEKGSHEKWLTMFGERQADVLLGTQMVAKGLDFPYVTLVGVIAADTSLHLPDFRAAEKTFQLLTQVAGRAGRHELPGEVVIQSYNPEHYAIQTAQQHHYAAFIQEELRHRRYMSYPPYCRLILVTLSHEQLPLVIAEGEKLAGLLRQAVSEAGLSASSEEGTTSRFMDILGPVASPIPRMKDRYRFQCMIKYRGNVDAVGMLKRSVRSLAGSNGQHQVQIGIDVDPQVIL, encoded by the coding sequence ATGATCGCCAAAGTTATCGTCGATGTGCCGAGCCGCCAAACCGACCGTCCCTTCGATTACGAGGTGCCGAAAGACATGCAAGGCTGGCTGGAAGTCGGCAGCAGAGTCGGAGTTCCCTTTGGCGGACGGGTTGTGCAAGGCTTCGTCGTCGCAGTCGCGGAGACTGCGGCGGTGGACAGCAAGAAGCTGAAGGCCGTTGCAGAGCTGCTCGACCATACGCCGCCGTTATCGCCGGATCTGATTCAGCTGGCGGAATGGATCAGCGACAAATATTGCTGCCCGCTCACGATTGCGCTGCAAGCCATGATCCCTGCGGCTTTGAAAGGGAAAGCGGAAACGACGGTCACGCTCGCCGATGATAGCCGGACGGTGTTTATTGAATCCTCGGAATGGGCGGAATATATGCGCCGCAGCGGCGGTTCCGTAAAGCTGTCGGCGCTGCAGGAGAAATTCCCCTTATCCGCGAATGAGGTGAAGGCTGCTATCCGGGAAGGCGCATTATTGGAACGCGTTGCCATCCGGGACCGGTTATCGGTCAAGAAGATGCTCACGGTCTTCCCGCCGGGCGACCGGAACGAAGCATTGGAGGCATTGGCCGGTCTCCCGGCAAGAGCGGCTAAGCAGCGGGAAGTGCTCCGATACATGATTGATCATGAGCAGCCGATTACGATGCAGGAGCTCGTGGATTTGCTCCAGACGACATCGGGAACGGTCAGAGCGCTGGCCGAGAAGGGATTCGTCGTGATCCGGGAAGTCGAGATGGACCGGGACCCTTACGCCGGACGTGAATTTCAGCGAACCGCTCCTCTTCCCTTAACGGATGAACAGAAAGCCGTTTTCGCTCCAATTGCGGAGGCTATCGACAATCGGGATTCCCGGGTGTTCCTGCTGCATGGGGTGACGGGGAGCGGGAAGACGGAAGTGTATTTGCAAACGATCGAGCATTGCCTGCAGCTTCATAAACAGGCAATCGTGCTCGTTCCCGAGATTGCATTGACACCGCAGATGGTCGAAAGGTTCAAAGGGCGCTTCGGCGATGCCGTAGCCGTTCTTCATAGCCGTCTATCGAACGGGGAGCGCTACGATGAGTGGCGGAAAATACGCGAACGCCGGGCCCGTGTGGCCGTAGGCGCTCGATCTGCGATATTTGCTCCTTTCGACCGGCTGGGACTCATTATTATCGACGAAGAGCATGAATCCTCCTACAAACAGGAGGAAAGCCCGAAATACCATGCAAGAGACGTTGCCGTCCAGCGGGCCAGGCAGCATGGCGCCGCAGTTGTGCTCGGATCGGCGACGCCTTCGCTCGAGAGCTATGCTGCCGCATCGCGAGGCGGCCAAGCTGCCGAGCTGGCAGGCAGAGGGTCGGCGCTGCTGCCGATGCCGGTTCGGGTAGGAGGGAGGCCGATGCCTCCCGTGCATCTCGTCGATATGCGCGAGGAGCTGAAGAACGGGAACCGTTCCATGTTCAGCAGGCAGCTGCACCAGTCGCTTGCATCCCGCTTGGAACGCGGCGAACAGTCGGTGCTGCTGCTCAACCGAAGAGGCTATTCTACGTTTGTCATGTGCCGCTCTTGCGGCTATACCGCGCAGTGTCCGCATTGTGATATATCCCTTACTTACCATCAGAAAGCACGTACGCTCCGCTGTCATTACTGCGGCCATGCCGAAATAACGCCAACAGTCTGCCCGTCCTGCGAAAGCGAGCATATCCGGTTCTTCGGAACAGGAACGCAGCGAGTGGAAGAAGAACTGTCCAAGCTGTTTCCCGGCATCCGTGTCATTCGCATGGATGTGGACACCACGACGGAGAAGGGCTCGCATGAGAAATGGCTGACGATGTTCGGCGAGCGTCAAGCCGATGTGCTGCTTGGGACACAGATGGTAGCCAAAGGACTCGATTTCCCATATGTTACTTTAGTTGGCGTTATCGCTGCGGATACCTCGCTGCATTTGCCCGATTTCAGAGCGGCGGAAAAAACGTTCCAGCTCCTGACCCAGGTTGCGGGCCGTGCAGGCCGTCACGAGCTGCCGGGCGAAGTGGTCATTCAATCCTATAACCCGGAGCATTACGCCATCCAGACGGCTCAGCAGCATCATTATGCTGCCTTTATCCAGGAAGAGCTGCGGCATAGAAGATACATGTCGTATCCGCCATATTGCCGGCTAATTCTCGTAACCTTGTCGCATGAGCAGCTCCCGCTGGTCATCGCAGAAGGCGAGAAGCTGGCCGGATTGCTTCGCCAGGCGGTTTCGGAGGCGGGTTTATCAGCCTCTTCCGAGGAAGGAACGACAAGCCGCTTCATGGATATTCTCGGCCCTGTCGCTTCGCCGATACCGAGAATGAAAGATCGCTATCGTTTTCAATGTATGATAAAATATCGTGGAAATGTTGACGCGGTGGGCATGCTGAAGCGGTCTGTCCGCTCGCTTGCGGGTTCTAACGGCCAGCATCAGGTTCAGATCGGCATCGATGTTGATCCACAGGTCATTCTATAA
- the rlmN gene encoding 23S rRNA (adenine(2503)-C(2))-methyltransferase RlmN, with protein sequence MKPFIYDYTLDQLQEWMKENNEPAFRGAQLFDWLYVKRVKSFEDMSNLPKALREKLDDQFQFVTLNEITRFESKDGTVKFLFGLHDEHAIETVIMRHSYGNSICVTTQVGCRIGCTFCASTLGGLKRNLTAGEIVAQVVTAQQILDETNERVSSIVIMGSGEPFENYEATMTFLRTMIHEKGLNIGQRHITVSTSGIVPSMYKFAEENTQINLALSIHAPNDALRSKLMPVNRRFPFEEVMEACRYYIAKTGRRITFEYALIGGVNDQNEHAEELARVLQGMLCHVNLIPVNHVPERKYVRTPREQIFEFQRILERNKVNATIRREQGHDIAAACGQLRAKHMESTTG encoded by the coding sequence ATGAAACCATTCATCTACGACTATACGTTAGACCAACTGCAAGAATGGATGAAAGAAAATAATGAACCGGCGTTTCGCGGCGCTCAATTATTCGATTGGCTCTATGTGAAGCGAGTCAAAAGTTTTGAGGATATGAGCAATTTGCCGAAGGCGCTGCGTGAGAAGCTGGACGACCAGTTTCAATTTGTGACGCTCAATGAGATTACGCGCTTCGAATCGAAAGACGGAACGGTCAAGTTCTTGTTCGGCTTGCATGACGAGCACGCGATCGAGACGGTTATCATGCGCCACAGCTACGGCAACAGCATATGCGTTACGACGCAGGTCGGCTGCCGGATCGGCTGTACGTTCTGCGCATCGACGCTGGGCGGGCTGAAGCGCAACCTGACGGCTGGCGAAATCGTCGCTCAGGTGGTGACCGCCCAGCAAATTCTCGATGAGACGAATGAGCGGGTATCCAGCATCGTCATCATGGGTTCGGGCGAACCCTTTGAGAACTATGAAGCGACGATGACGTTCCTGCGCACGATGATCCACGAGAAAGGCCTTAATATCGGCCAACGCCATATTACGGTCTCGACCAGCGGCATCGTGCCGAGCATGTACAAGTTCGCGGAGGAGAATACGCAGATCAATCTTGCATTGTCCATCCATGCGCCTAACGATGCGCTCCGCTCCAAGCTGATGCCGGTTAACCGGCGCTTCCCGTTCGAGGAAGTGATGGAGGCTTGCCGCTATTACATTGCGAAGACCGGCCGCAGAATTACGTTCGAGTATGCGCTGATCGGCGGCGTCAACGACCAGAACGAGCATGCGGAAGAGCTTGCTCGGGTTCTGCAAGGGATGCTCTGCCATGTGAACCTCATACCGGTTAACCACGTGCCGGAGCGTAAATACGTTCGGACGCCAAGGGAGCAAATCTTCGAATTTCAACGCATTCTCGAACGCAACAAAGTCAATGCCACAATCCGCAGAGAACAGGGTCATGATATTGCGGCAGCTTGCGGACAGCTACGGGCGAAACATATGGAGTCCACGACGGGGTGA